The genomic interval ATTTGAATACCATCTCTACAAAGTTATTAAAAATCAAACTGCTCATGTGAATATTACTTTAAAGATTATATTCAAAGACAGTAGCATGTTAGCACAAATCAAGTATAATTCTGTTTGTTCATATCAAATGACTATACCaccagaaaatgtttattttttaggGAAGAGGTAGATATCCAGGGAGCTGATGGCCATATTTACCGTGGACGTCACGATCAAAGACCTACACAAAAACTTGAGGCTAGGTTTCCAACAACTCTAGGACAGAATAACAATAATATGGTAATTTTTTACATACAATGCAGTCTGTTTTTTTGccaggtttttaaaaaaaatctggttaTTAGACTGGCATAATTTTATGTCGTTGGGCTGGCTGGCAGATGGCCTTAACTtttggtttccactcaataactaatGTTTAGTGTGATTGTTTTCAATGTAAGTTGGTATATAGGTGGCTTGTATAGAATCAGAGTTTGGGATTACATATGAGATCACTAGGGTCAAGGCCAAGCTCActgtttataaaaaatagaaaaaatatggtttctgatcaataactagtttggattgatgtattgaaattaaacttagcctataggtagcttatagaaaaaccatgGTTGGGattgtatactgtgaaatcataaatattcgtgggggactaattttcatggatttcatggttgagtcaatccacgaaatttaatgccaacgaacaagtaaaattcccattaattttatgttcaaaagttgaaatccacgaattcatatccccacgaaattgccattttgacccaaaccacgaaatttcatgcccacgaaattaaatgattttacagtatgggGTCACGGGGGTCAATTTCAAGGTTAGCATAACTTAATTAATGTGCATACTAAGAAAATTCCACCTCAGCACAGTGGTCTGAATCAATGGGTGATTTCCAGTTTATAACTTCAGTTTGGATTAATTTaatgtcaccaaacttggttgaTAGCCAGCTAATACAAAACCTTAGCTTTGAATAACATTTGGGGTTACTGTTACTGAAAAAggaaaaatggtttccactcgatatctttagtttgggtacacatATTGTCAATAAGCTTTTTGTGTAGATAgctttttttcaaacacaaatttttgggtctctcaggtcaaggtcactgttaccaaaaatagaaaaatggtttctgctcaataactctAGTTTGAAATGAGATAACTTAATTAATCTGTACAGTTTGAAAGTTCCTCTGTGGTGCAGTGGGCCAAAGTGGTCTTTTGTGCTGTGGAACAGGTGGATAGCAGCTCATATTCCCCAGTCAGGGTCTAAATTTCTATTCTTTAGAAatagattttgtttaaaagaGTGGTTTCCAGTGTATAGTTTTAGTTATGATAGACTTACTGCCACCAAACTTGATGTTTAGCAAGCTGTTATGAAGAATATGCTTCAGATTGTATTTGGGGACACTTTAAAAATATCTTAGTTTAGGTACACCTGTTGTCAGCAAACTTAATGTTTAGGTAGCTCTTATCAAAGAAAACAGTTGGGAGTATATTTAGGGGTCACtgtggtcaaggtcactgttactaaagaTAGAAAATTGTATTTGCTGAATAACTGGCACGATTGGATGCAGTCAAATCTGTATAACAGAACATAACCCTTTTTTAAACAGAACCTGTTGGgatgatgcaaagtttgaaaacctgatTTTCATGGAATTTTCACATTTCTTGTTTGCCAGGAGTGTCGAGTATAAGTAAATGAAACCTTAATAATCCGTTGTAACACTGATCAGTAaatcatgagtttcaaatttcatgaagtcaTATGTATAACatcacatattttttatgagaaagCTTCAAAAGGGGTTTTGTTGGTCATGCCAGGGAATACATGGGTGTCACCTACTCCAGCTAAGTCAAATATCCAATTTAATTTACATATGTTAAGCTCAATGCTAGTTTCCATTTCATATGGATAAAGAATAAAGTCTGTTTCATttacagtatctttttttttcagggaatGAATGTAAGGTCTACAAGTCCACATCCTCCACAATATAGACCTAAAGCTCCACAGTCTCCTTTGGTTACGCAGCAACGAGCACGTCCTGTGTCTGCCAGGACACCACCATCACCTCGAccttcatctgctggtcaaggtCAGCAACAAGGGTCAAGGCCAATGTCTGCTAAAATTGTCAAGACTCGGGAGCAGACTGCTCGAGAAGCATTTGTTGAGTCATCACAGGGGCAACAGGAAGCTGTGGAACCAGTACAGGAACAAAGCATCCAGTTAGAAATGCCGTCTGCTGATCCTGTTGGAAATTGAATTGATGACTTTCTTGACATAGCAATGACTTAGCAATAtagaatttacaaaaaatattttattatattataggACATGTGATTTTTTAGAATGTTTTCTGCAAGTTAAAACCCTCTGTAGGAATTTTACAACTGTATAAATTGCATAAAGTATTTTGCTTAATAGAAGTATTGGAATAGCTCAGTTTATGAGAAAGGCATtggattttgaattttatttatataaggCTTGTTAACTAGAATATTTACAATTGTACCTCCAGTATTATTTATGTGCCTTGTGATAACCTTTTTAGATTGTCTCTAAAATTTATGTACAGCTCTGTTGTTActtctttatttgtaaataaaacctTCTTTGTTTAACCACAATTATTGTTGTTGCAAGCATATTTCTGTGATTTGTTGAGTTATTGCACCTTTTAAAGTCAGTTTTTAGTCGGTCTTTGCTTTACTATGTGTTCCTTGAGTAGTGCACAGTTTGTATGGTTGCTTCTTTATACGTATTACTGCAAATATTATGTTTGTTCATTTAAGATATATACCTTGTATTAATATAACTATTTTGTTATCTAAGTATCAAAATTATATGCTTATAGATAGAATACAGGTATCTTTTTGAAtgcatgaaaattataaaaaaaaatcaacatactTGATTATTTATGTGCTGtcattctatttatagaaatcagttttacattattattttagGCATACTCATGCAGGAAGTGGTAGTTTATTACattgaatcaaaaaaaaaaatatagaaaaaactaCACTATTAACGCCtttttggtatatttttcattaattttagcTATAATTATAATAGCTATAAACTACTAACAACTTTGAAACTAAAATAGTGTTACATCGTtgatataaatttgtttcattaaaattttgttatgacCTTATTTTCCTTCTCTTTGTGTTTAACTTTTCTGTGTATCATTACAAGTAGATATCTGTTCCAGTGTCCTGTAGACCttattttttccaaatgtttatatatatactcGTCCTTGTGCAACCTACATTTGACATCAGTTCAAGATGGCATTCTGTGAACAAGTTAGTGATAGTCAACGTCTGTGCCGtaattgttatttcaaaataaaagtacgTAATGATTTGAATTAAGGGGTGAGTGATTGTTTAGAGGTCATTGACTGTGAATCAAGTGCCTCTCACCTCTTTGTGTTTCGAAAGCTTACTTGGATTGTAGACTTTTTTCGTGTTAAGAAGCTTAATTGACAGCTTACAGAAGAAAGATGGTTCTATCCGTGGGGGAGAGGGGGCACCTAAGCCTGGAATAATGTCGGGAACAGCACCTTTGGTCTGCCTCCAGcaattaaagctggaaattcACTAATATGAGCAAGAACCTGGTATAATATGGTTTTCTAGTGATGTGATAGTTTTCGGTTTGATATAGATACAGCATACATATTCCATTTTAGAATACATTAGTACCAGTTAGTTTATCTATTACAAATttttatcagaaataaatttctcATTTtgagattttctttttaaaaatgaaataaaaagttatataAAGACAGCAAGCAAGTAGTCTGTGTACGTAATGTCAGCAGTACTGGTAGATATTGAGTTCACTTGTTCACAAATTGACATCTTGACTGTCTTTCATTCAAGTGCAATCTTTAACATGTCTGTTGGTCTCGTTTGTTTCAAGATGTTTCTTACAAAAGCCAGTAGGCGTATAACTGTACAGAGTATTTCTGTACACATTTCTGAATGTTTCAGTAATTTATGTGAGACATGATATCTAAATAGGACACCTGGtttgaaagttttgaaacttttattttcCAGATTAATGATATTTGATATTTCCTGTTTCAGAAAATATTTGGTTTTATGTGATTTTTGTGAATTTCAACTCTTTTTACgcaatcttttaaaaaaaacctttattgagaaagatatttttgtgtataaacacaaaattaatgtaatgtCCTTTTTGGGAATACAGAGCACTTATTATTATATTAGCAGTctctaaatgaaataatttgcttataaaagaaaatgtgttaAGCGAGTTTTAACAttgatgttttttgttgttttatatttaaagggTGTAATGGGCTCAATTTAAACAACCTTTACCTCTGTGAGTAAAAAATTAAAGTGAAagttacttgtttttttttttgcaaaagtatatTTGCTGTAAATGTCTCATCTTGAATAGCGTACATGAGAACAGAAAGTTagaataatttcttttaaaccttttctttttttttgatgtaaatttcataatttaCAATGTTGCTAAGTCTTGTTTTCTGTCATGTTTAGTAATTAAATTGCCTTATTGTGTGCTTCCGTCccttttgttatttatatacaaatgtcccataataatattatgtcaaTGACTTCCATTTAAAATGCCGAAAGGTTACAGgagaagtaaataaataaatataaatgatgcAAAAAAATTGAAGTAAAAACCACATTTTTGTCACAAGATTTACTTACGAAAGATGTTGAAATTTCAGGGGTTTTGTTATGAAGTTCAGTTTAATACCTGCTTTTTTACCCTTTTAAGTTATGTAGGTTTGGCACTTTGAATGGAGACCATTAATAAGAACTATGATTAATACACATAAGCATGTTTTTCTTATACTTAAACTTCTTTGATCTTTACAAAGAAAGAAAGGAGCTAACAGCATGATATTTACTTCCTGCTTAAGTATAGAATATATCTATTGATATCTTATAATCAAAAATCTTTGCTGATATTATTTTTCTGCTTTCATGCTAAACAATGAAAGAATGATTCTGAATTAGTTACCTTTGCTTGTGAAAAGTCATGTCAAAATGGACTGCCTTGTAGAACGGCaaacagtttaaaaaagaaaacctgTTTTATTGTTAGCTTAAGATATCTGTATGTTTGAAATGTTAACACTATTTGTAAttgttaatatttataaaaaaacacatCTCTGCTTGCAAAATTGATATTGCCTTAGAAGTATCTTTAGTATGCTCAAACTTCCAGTGTGCTCTATTGTATCCCATCTTAATATAGGAACTATTTTATTACAATGACAGGGCCTCTtaagccgagtggttaaggttgttaactttgaatcacttgcccctcacagatgtgggtttCAGACCTGcttggggcattgaattttttcatgtgacgaagccatccagctgaagTATGGTCAGTgcttttacccaggtgcccgcccttgatgaaataatgcacggaggggcacctggggtcatccTCCACTGTCAAAAGCAAGAAAGTCatcatatgacttataattgtgttggcgtgatattaaacccaacaaaaaggaaacatttaatCATATTGCTGTATAAAAACGCTTTTTAAACTTATCTAAGGTAGTCATTTAAAGATTCACTTTGAAATGTATAAACTTATCTGTGATATTTGTTAACAGTGATATCTTGATTCTAAGTCTTACAGTGAGTttatttttaacttgttttttatataaaaaaaatgattttaaagtgaAATTTTGATCTTTAAAGCGAAACAACCATGTCTTAACCTTAATTAGCAGCTTGAAACTTTTTATCATGTACCGGAAATTTAGCAGGACCTGTCATGTTGGAACCTAATATAGATTTCTAGCTGCTTGAAAATcaagtaatacatgtacaagacTTTAATTATTTAATGACTCGGCCAAGATTTACTCGCCGTTTTTGTTACACTTGTAGCTAAAGACTTGTGGTCAGTAAAAGAATAAAAAGGGTAGAATAACACATTATTGTCTAGGCCCCATTTAAAGTCcagtttgttttcataaaatgatttacttAGTAGTACACAATATCACATGTCTCATTTTCAGCTGAGATGATTTTTCATACTTGGTAAATaataaaactctttttcatatTTGGTCTGAAAAGTTTACATGTCTAATATCTTTATACTTTATTTTCTCAAATACTGCAAACCTTCAGGTAATGATTAAAACTTGCATCCCTTTACTGTTTTTTGCGGAAGTATAATTTGTCATTGTTATATATCAGAAATTATAAACAAAGCAAGTATTAATCATTTACAAACTAGTTTATTTAGCTATTTGTAATTGAACGCATGCTTATGATCAGCTAAATTGACATTTGCAAGATGTTCTTAGAAGTTTTAGAAAGCCTAGGTGAATATGAAAGTGTTTCATTGCATGATTAATGTACTGAAGGATCAGTTGTCATGATCAGTGTATCATTATTCTTGAATCAAGCTCATGGCTCGTGTATAAAGGAGATTTTTTCTTTATGACTTGAAGAATTGGATTACATCAGAtaagtattcattttttgatCATGGTAGTCGCTTTTTGGTGATGGCATGTATTAAGCATTTCATGTATATCTATTATATGAAAATACATCAGAAACTGTTTATGTGTTTGTAAGATTTTAGAAATGAACACCTCTTttacaatatgcatgttataGTTTCCGTCCAACTGTTCACCTGTGTACACCCTCTGTTTTTGTATAATAAACTATAGATCAATGCTGTGTTTTTGTCTTGTATAGTGGGTATCAGAGTAATGAAGAATCCAGCCATGTTCTATTGTATGACTAAGGCTTATGGTCAAAATTAATGTATACAGTGTAATGTAGCTAGTACTTATACTCCTTCCCTcaccccctttaaaaaaattggAATATATATCGCTTTGCACATGTCGGTTGTGTTAGTCAGTATGCCTATCTATCAGTAAAGTAAACGGTTTCCATGCTCAATAACTAAACTATTTCTGCAAGGTAACTTAAAGACCATTTGACCCAAAACGTTTAACATAATAGTATGATTGAGTGTATGAATTAAGCGACCCAACTTctttggtggtggtggtgtgtgtgtagCTGGGGTGGGGGGGTcagtagtcaaaggtcaaggtgacggGGGGCCTGAACCGTGAAAACGGTTTaggctcaataacttgagaaccactttacccagtaTCTGCAAACTTAATGGCATAACTGGGTTCATGAAGTGGATGACCGCTGTTGTTTTGGGGGCgaataggtcaaagatcaaggtctcGGAGTCATGAACATTGGAAACTTATATGGAAATTTTTATTACGGAAACTATTACTATAAACTATTTtatgtgtttgttagattttagaaATGAACACTTCTTTTACAATATGCATTTTACAGTTTCCGTCAAACTGTCACCTGTGTACACCCTctgtttttgtataataaaactgTAGATCAATGCTGTGTTTTTGTCTTGTATAATGGGTATCAGAGTAATGAAGCAGGGCCATATTGCTATGCACATGTCGGTCGCGTCGGTTGATATGCCCGTCAGTCAGAAGAGCgaacagtttccgatcaataacttgaaaaccacttgacccagattatTTAAACTTTGAAGCATGACTGGGCTTATAACCcgtattgttttggggtcagtagatgaaatgtcaaggtcacatgggcatGGACCTTCAAACATGATAAGATGATTGGGCTTTTGAAGTAGATAACCTCTAGTGTGGAGTCTGTTAAATTGCTTAGAGGCTAGTCAGTAAAAATTGTCTACAGTACTGAGATCTTAAGCATGGtaagtcatttaatttttttcattaccTTCATAATGTACTTGGCACCATTCAAACTATGCATGCAAATAAGTTAAACAGTCTCGTCTTTTTTTCAGCAGCCATTATTTTTAATTGGTGTTTGTGTCAAAGCCTGTTTCTCTCTGCCGACTATAGGTTGGCCTAGCGATAACATGAATGCTTTGGCCAACAGGCGTGAAACATCTCAGATGATTGCACCGGGtcagtagataatccctattgtcTTTGCGGTCAGTTGATCAAAGGACAAAAGTTATAGTGATCTTGGGAGGCAGTCAGCTCTCTAGGACATCAGTGTTTTACAAACACACCTTGTTTATATACTAATTGATAATTTTGCAGAGTAGGATTAGATGGGCTTACAAATGTGTACAATTTTTGACATGGTAAAGAATCTTGAGTAGGCTATAAACATTGATATGTAGAAAATCTTGCGCGAATCATGCtttcaagatatttttctttGCTGCACAGAagtacagaataaaaaaaatcatcttgaTCTTTTTTTTCACTGAATTGTAGAGCTTTATTTTCACTCTCTTCATGCAGGGCTTTTGTCCCTTTGTAAGTACATGTAAGTAGGATTCATGGAACCTCTTGATCAAATGATTTCGTTCGAACTCCATATAATAAAATctattggaagcatagaatgcaatcgcGCAAAgtagtagcagactcggtttgactgattAAGTGATAATGATTTTAACCATTACAGTTTTGGACTTTTCTGATTAAGACAGATTAGTATATTATAAGTAAAGTTCAAGTTTCATAAATGACAGTCTATTCACATATTTCTGTCTCATTCTTTAATTACACATTTAACCATTTAATCATTTGCATTTGTTGGGATTAATGCATATTTTCTGGTTTTCGTACACGTGTAAACCTTGTAGAATAACGCACATATTTAGCATAAAGACCCTTATTTGGCAGGGTTTACATACGTATGGACACTgaaagataatttaatcttacaGTAAAACCTCCTTAAGAATATTGTTTCGACTGTGTTTCAGACGCTTTACTCATTGGCAATAGACTTAGACTTTATGTTCAAGTTAACCCAAAAGcctacattaaaatttaaaatgtgacgAGTAGCACTTGAAGTAGATATCAATCTGCTTATTGATCGGAACAATAagagtatttttattatgttCAACATTTAAAACTAGCATAGCGcccgaaataaataaaaaataaattaatatacaaTGAACAGTAGTTAACGGTATCAGTTACTTGATATACTGGACTAGACATGATtgtgtattacatgtatatctcaTATTAGCTAAAGAATATTGATCGGTTGTGACTTTTTCAAGTCAAGTTTATTCCATATCAAGGCTTAATACAAGCATGTGATAAGAATAATGTAAACACAAATTGAAAAACGGTATCAAGGCTTGTGTGACAAAACGAAGCAAAACGAAACagcatttcaattttaatttcttaccaggaagtaaaataaacaaattggaTAAAATGGCGACTGGAGGAAATGGATCAGACGaatttataaactttaaatgTTGTATATGCGCtaataaaaatataactacagaGGCAGAGAACTACTGTGTAGAATGTCAGGATTATTACTGTGTATCATGCACGGATTTACACAAATTGTTCCCCTCTGCAATTGGTGTTCACCAATTCATTGACAAAACGAATTTCAGTACTTCTGGTGCACAGACTGTCCTTCCAAGTTTCCCAGTAGAAAGATGTATAGTCCATAAGAGTAAGCTGCTGGACATGTATTATGCTGACCATGATGAAATTGTGTGTGCGACTTGCGTAGCTTTAAATCACAGGTatctattttcaatattttagcaCAATTTATCACAATCAAATAGCAGTATTTAAGTCATAAAGATATTAAAACTTgatccatttatatttttatcaaaaaggcATTTACGTGCAGATAATGTCAAAccataattcatttatttacttttttagaaCATGCCAAAACTTGCATTCGGTCCCGGATGAATTAGACAATTTCTTTGAGAAGTCAGCTGCTGATGAAACAAAGTTAAAACTACTCGCAGAAAAGGATAAAATGGAAGTCATAAAGAACACAAAAGAACTTCTTGTCACCGAACTGGATAAATACAAAGAGAAAGCAGTAGAGTCAATAAAGCGCTTCAGAAAAGAAATGGGAGCTGTCTTGGACACACTTGAAAGTGAGTCAATTAGAAACTTGGAGGAAGAACACATGAAAATAAGAGAAAGTTTAGAAGACGAGATCAAAGTAGCAAAGAACTACATTGCTGAACTTCAACTATCGGGGGATAAAATAAGCAAATCCTTTGGAAATAAAGCACAAGAGTTTGTCTGTGTTAAAGTTGCAAAGAGAACTATTTTTGAAACACTAGACTCagaaaaaattctgacaaaaacaGTGAATGTAAATATCGAATTTACTGCCAATcctaaaatcaaatattttctcaATGAATTGAAGACATTTGGAATTGTTCCTGACCCTGCAATAAACAAGCCGAAAACTACATTGTATGAGGTTGACTGCAAGAGACAGATAAATATCAGACAAGCAAATGATAAGGCTACATGTAATATTTATGGATCATGCTTCACAGCGGATGGATTGTTACTACTGGCTGACTACAGTAACAAAAAGCTGAAATGTGTAGATCTTTGCTCAAAAAAGGTCAAGGATTATCTCGATCTGGAAGCTTCACCTGCAGATGTCTGTCAGACAGGTAAAGATAAAATTGCAGTAAGCCTTCTCAACAGCTCTATTCAATTCGTATCCCTCGAAAACAAGATGACGACCGCGAAACTGTTGAAGCTTGATTATTACTGCTGG from Mercenaria mercenaria strain notata chromosome 2, MADL_Memer_1, whole genome shotgun sequence carries:
- the LOC123562567 gene encoding uncharacterized protein LOC123562567; its protein translation is MATGGNGSDEFINFKCCICANKNITTEAENYCVECQDYYCVSCTDLHKLFPSAIGVHQFIDKTNFSTSGAQTVLPSFPVERCIVHKSKLLDMYYADHDEIVCATCVALNHRTCQNLHSVPDELDNFFEKSAADETKLKLLAEKDKMEVIKNTKELLVTELDKYKEKAVESIKRFRKEMGAVLDTLESESIRNLEEEHMKIRESLEDEIKVAKNYIAELQLSGDKISKSFGNKAQEFVCVKVAKRTIFETLDSEKILTKTVNVNIEFTANPKIKYFLNELKTFGIVPDPAINKPKTTLYEVDCKRQINIRQANDKATCNIYGSCFTADGLLLLADYSNKKLKCVDLCSKKVKDYLDLEASPADVCQTGKDKIAVSLLNSSIQFVSLENKMTTAKLLKLDYYCWGLAYKDGKLFVTDCGKSLYIHDMNGSMLHKITTDQQGKAFFQSNRHISLSSDGDMIYIADYNKGVITLNLQENYESTCTDTDLFHIWGVCTDGRGNIFTCGFGMSNVVQVNEKSRYKTGVLGNVKNSTSACFDPQQNKLVVTPSDIDIVEVYELV